Proteins from a single region of Lentimicrobium saccharophilum:
- a CDS encoding beta-mannosidase — translation MKKLIVIFILLSGLILKGSLSLMAQTSVELNNDWEFRQAGTPQWYPAVVPGTVHTDLLANGQIEDPYYRLNEKNLQWIDKVNWEYRTRFQLDAAQLRAGSLMLRFHGLDTYATVMVNGALLFKADNFHRTWEAEAGKHLKEGENEIFIRFESPVMQGLLKQEALGYGLPADNDQSENGGMGSVRISIFTRKPGYHFGWDWGPRLVTSGIWRPVELIINRTARINDLFVRQESVTAKEARVKAGVEVSVQQEGLYKLEILMDGQPVAAREISMSPGIRHPDIDFIIKNPRLWWPNGAGGQPLYTVSAVLSHKGKELHTFNRQIGLRSLKHVRRPDAKGGGESFHFEVNGRPVFAKGANYIPNDIFLPRVDSARYEFIVKSAAEANINMLRVWGGGIYENDYFYDLCDRHGIMVWQDFMFACAMYPGDKDFLDNVRLEAVDNIKRLRNHACIALWCGNNEIEYAWAEGDFTRGWGWKEKYDKAQQREIWQSYDTLFHHILPAAVKQYAPDYTYWPSSPTQGGGVLANWSGNRGDVHYWGVWHGQEPISAFRNYKARFMSEYGFQSFPEFNSVKKYTLPEDWNIESPVMTSHQRSGIGNLRIRQYMEQDYQIPDNFEHLLYVGQLLQADAIGMALRTHRSDMPFCMGSLYWQLNDVWPVASWSGIDYYGKWKAMHYFVKDALKNQIIQVVVENGKLLVYGVSDTDQKTPALLRLNLADFNGLSLWNRPYKVTLPANGATLLCSIDLKELPLNYQENKVFLTATLMDGSRVIDQEFAYFAKPKDLLLPDPGLKSRISDKGDHFVIEISTRNFCKNLMLVSDNTDVNFSDNFFDMQPGETRLITCSATMRWEDFEKGFRMLHLGQTMRKQ, via the coding sequence GGGTCACTGTCCCTGATGGCCCAAACCTCCGTTGAACTGAATAACGACTGGGAGTTCCGCCAGGCCGGAACACCGCAGTGGTATCCAGCCGTTGTCCCCGGCACGGTCCACACCGACCTGCTGGCAAACGGACAGATAGAGGATCCATACTACAGGCTCAACGAAAAGAATCTGCAGTGGATCGACAAGGTAAACTGGGAGTACCGCACCCGTTTTCAACTGGATGCCGCTCAACTCCGGGCAGGCAGCCTGATGCTGCGGTTTCACGGGTTGGATACTTATGCCACGGTAATGGTAAACGGGGCGCTTTTGTTCAAAGCCGATAATTTTCACCGTACCTGGGAAGCCGAAGCCGGCAAGCACCTGAAAGAAGGCGAAAACGAGATCTTTATCCGTTTTGAATCGCCGGTGATGCAGGGCTTGCTGAAGCAGGAGGCCCTGGGTTATGGATTGCCGGCTGATAACGACCAGTCGGAGAACGGAGGGATGGGTTCGGTAAGGATCAGTATTTTTACGCGCAAGCCGGGATATCACTTCGGCTGGGATTGGGGCCCGCGCCTGGTGACCTCCGGTATCTGGCGGCCTGTGGAGCTGATTATTAACCGGACAGCACGCATCAACGACCTTTTCGTCAGGCAGGAAAGCGTTACGGCAAAGGAAGCACGTGTTAAGGCAGGCGTGGAAGTCAGTGTTCAGCAGGAAGGACTTTATAAACTTGAAATTCTGATGGACGGCCAGCCGGTTGCTGCCCGTGAAATCAGCATGTCACCCGGGATCCGGCATCCGGATATTGATTTTATCATAAAGAATCCCCGGCTATGGTGGCCCAACGGGGCGGGCGGTCAGCCTCTCTATACCGTGAGCGCGGTGCTCAGCCATAAGGGTAAAGAACTGCACACTTTTAACCGTCAGATTGGTTTACGCAGTCTGAAGCATGTGCGCAGGCCTGATGCCAAAGGGGGTGGGGAAAGCTTTCATTTTGAAGTAAACGGACGGCCGGTGTTTGCCAAAGGGGCTAACTATATTCCCAATGATATTTTTCTGCCCAGGGTGGATTCAGCCCGCTATGAGTTTATCGTGAAATCGGCCGCCGAAGCCAACATCAATATGCTCCGGGTGTGGGGAGGGGGCATTTATGAGAACGACTATTTTTATGATTTGTGCGACCGGCACGGCATTATGGTATGGCAGGATTTTATGTTTGCCTGCGCTATGTACCCCGGAGATAAAGATTTTCTGGACAATGTAAGGCTCGAAGCCGTTGACAACATCAAACGCCTGAGGAATCATGCCTGCATTGCACTATGGTGCGGCAACAATGAGATTGAATATGCCTGGGCCGAAGGCGATTTTACGCGCGGATGGGGATGGAAGGAGAAATATGACAAAGCACAGCAACGTGAGATATGGCAAAGCTATGATACCCTTTTTCACCATATACTGCCTGCTGCCGTGAAGCAATATGCGCCGGATTATACCTACTGGCCTTCTTCACCGACGCAGGGCGGGGGAGTGCTGGCCAACTGGAGCGGAAACCGCGGCGATGTGCATTATTGGGGCGTATGGCACGGTCAGGAGCCGATTTCCGCTTTCAGGAATTATAAAGCACGCTTTATGAGCGAATATGGATTTCAATCGTTCCCCGAGTTTAACAGCGTTAAAAAATACACCCTGCCCGAAGACTGGAACATCGAATCGCCCGTAATGACTTCGCACCAGCGCAGCGGTATCGGCAACCTCCGCATCCGGCAGTATATGGAACAGGATTATCAGATTCCTGATAACTTTGAGCACCTGCTTTATGTTGGTCAGTTGCTGCAGGCAGATGCCATCGGAATGGCACTCAGAACCCACCGGTCGGATATGCCGTTTTGCATGGGATCGCTTTACTGGCAATTGAACGATGTATGGCCGGTGGCCTCCTGGTCGGGCATCGATTATTACGGCAAGTGGAAAGCAATGCATTATTTTGTAAAAGATGCGCTGAAAAACCAGATCATACAGGTGGTAGTTGAAAATGGTAAACTACTGGTTTACGGTGTTTCTGACACTGATCAGAAAACTCCGGCCTTACTGCGCCTGAATCTGGCAGATTTCAACGGGCTTTCATTATGGAACAGACCTTACAAAGTGACGCTTCCGGCAAACGGAGCGACGCTCCTTTGCAGCATTGACCTCAAAGAACTGCCGCTCAATTACCAGGAGAATAAAGTTTTTCTGACGGCAACCCTTATGGATGGTTCCCGGGTGATTGATCAGGAATTTGCTTATTTCGCAAAACCAAAAGACCTTTTGCTGCCTGATCCGGGTCTTAAATCGCGGATAAGCGATAAAGGCGACCATTTTGTGATTGAAATCTCAACCCGGAATTTTTGCAAAAACCTGATGCTGGTCAGCGACAATACCGATGTGAATTTTTCGGATAACTTTTTCGATATGCAGCCGGGTGAGACCCGCCTGATTACCTGTTCGGCCACCATGCGCTGGGAAGATTTTGAAAAAGGGTTCAGGATGCTGCACCTGGGGCAGACCATGAGGAAGCAGTAA